CGTCGCGGTCCACTTTGAAGGCTTTGGGCAAGGCAAGCCTCGGCGTCGGCGACGTGAGCGTCTTCGAGTTCAACGAGGCGTTCGCCGCGGTCGCTCTCGCTTCCATCGACGACCTCGGAATCTCAGGGGACATCGTCAACCCCAACGGCGGCGCCGTCGCGCTCGGGCATCCCATCGGCGCGTCAGGGAACCGGTTGGCGCTCACGCTGCTGCACGAGCTGCGCCGGCGCGGCGGTGGTATAGGCGTGGCCGCGCTGTGCGGAGGCGGCGGGCAGGGCGACGCCCTGGTGGTCCGCGCGGGCTGAACCTGTTCGAGCCGGCTAAAGGGGTTCGCAGAACCTCTTCAGTCGACCAACTCTCGACGCCCTTCCAAGGCCCTGCCTAGCGTCAGCTCGTCGGCATACTCGAGGTCCCCGCCGGCGGGGAGGCCCCGTGCGACCTGGGTGACCTTCACGGGGAGCGGCTTCAGGAGGCTGCCGAGATACAGCGCGGTCGCGTCGCCCTCGATGTTGGGGTTGGTGCAGAGGATCACCTCTTTGATCGCTTCGCGATCAATGCGGGCGAGCAGCTCGCGAATGCGCAGCTTGTCGGGCCCGATCCCGTCGATCGGGCTGATCGTGCCCTGGAGGACGTGATACCGGCCGCGGAACTCCCGAGTCTTCTCGACCGCGACCAGGTCGCGGGGCTCCTCCACTACGCAGACGACCGTCGGGTCGCGTCTCGAGTCGGTGCAGATCTCGCACTCGATCTCGCTGTCCGGCTGGGCCTCCTCGCGCCGGCTCTCTGCGACGTTGAAGCAACGGCGGCACCAGGACACCCGCTCTTTGACGACGCTGATCGCGCGCGCCAGGCGGAGCGCGTCATCGGACGAGAGCCTCAAGAGGTGGAAAGCGATCCGCTGCGCGGACTTGGGCCCGACCCCTGGAAGCCTTCCCAACTCGTCGATCAGGTCTTGGACTGAATTTGCGTACATGGGCGGCTCGACATGGGGTCATCCGAGCGTACCCGGGTGCCGGCGCGGTTCGGGGGTTCTCAGAGACCCAGCAAGCCACCCAGGTCGAGGGCGCCGCCGCCCGCTCCGGCGATACCGCCGAGGGCGCTAGAAGCGAGCGCATGCGCCTGCTCCACCGCGTCTCTAACCGCGGCGAGGACCAGGTCCTGGAGCATCTCGACGTCATCGAGAACCGACGGGTCGATGGTTATGTCCTGGAAGTCGAGGCCCCCCGTGACCTTCACCCGCACAGCCCCTCCGCCGGCCGTGCCCTCCACGACCTTGGCGGCGGCTGCCTGCTGGGCCTCGCGGAGGTTCTGCTGAACCTGGCCCAGCTGCGAAAGCAGCGAGTTGAAGTCGGGCGGCTCGCTGCCCCGGTTGCCCTGGTTGCTCATGACACCTCCTCGGCGCCGGGGAAGGCCTCGAGCAGTCGCTGCTCGGGCGAGATCGCTGCCGTGGCGGGCGCGTCCTGGAGTTCGTGGATGTCGCCGATGTCGTTCAGGTCGACTTCTGCGGGCTGGCGCTCGACGCCTGGCCCGGTTCCGGCCGCTCCTTCGAGGACCAGGCGAAGCGGCACTCGGCGGCCGAAGTGCTCCTCCATGGCGGCATGGATCTCGGGCAGGAGGGGCTCGGCACGGGTGAGCAACCCCTGGTCGGGCAGCGCGTAGACAGCAGCTTCCGGGTCTACGCCGACGAACCGGCCAGCGGAGACGTACACCTTCACGCCCGGCCTCAGCTTCGGCAGGATCGAGTCCCCCCAGGCGATGGTCAGCTCCTCCCGGGTCGGTAGTGGGCCGCCGGCGGACGGCGGCGAAGTCGGAGGTGCCGGGGCGCCGGCCGGCGGCCGGGCGGTGTCCTCCGGCCTGGTCGGGTTCTCCGGCCGGGCGGTGTTCTCCGGCACGGCTGGGGGTCGCGAAGGGGGTTGGCGGTGCGCACCGAGCGCGGGCTTCGCGCCGGGCGGCATCGGGGGAGGCGCCGGCGCGGGAGCGGGTTGCGCCGGCGCCGAGCGCGGCAGGGCGTCGCGATGAGCGAGGGGGCGGTCCCGCCCTCCGGCCCTCGGCTGCCCTTCGGTCGCCGACTGCGCTTCAATCCTCGACGGCCCTTCAACCCTCGATTGGCGTTCGAGCCTCTCCAGCCGCTCCAGGATGGCGGCACGGCTGTCGTCCGCCTCGGGCGAGGCGACGCGGATCAGGGCGACCTCGAGCGTGATACGCGGATCTGGTGCGTCGCGCATGTCGATCAGCGCCTGGCCGATCACCTCCATCGCCCTCACCAGCGCCGGGGTCCCGAGGCGGCGTGCCTGCGCCTCCGCCTCCTCGGCGGCCTCGTCGGCGAGCATCACGAGCGAACGGGCCTGCATCGCCAGGAACCCGTTGCGCAGGTACTCCAGCACCTCGGTAGCGATCCGCCGAGGGTCCCGCCCGGCGGTCGCCGCCTCCGCGACCTCGACCAGCACCCGGGCCGGATCGCGATCTCCCAGGGCCGCGACCAGGTCGGACACCACGCCGACCTCGTCGTCTACGCCGCCGGCGGCAGCAACCTGGTCGAGAGCCGAGAGAGCGTCGCGGGCCGATCCGTGACCCCTCTTCACCACGAGGTCGATCGCCTCCGAGGGGAGACCGAGCGAGGCACGGGCGTTGACATCGCTGAGCAGGGAACCGAGCAGATCCGGCCCGAGCAACCGGAACTCGAAATGCTGGGTCCGGCTGCGGATGGTCGGCAGCACCTTCTGCGGGTCGGTGGTCGCCAGCACGAAGATCACATGCCCGGGCGGCTCCTCAAGGGTCTTCAACAACGCGCTTGACGCCGCCGACGTCAGCTGGTGCACCTCGTCGACGATGTACACCTTCCAACGACCAGGCGTCCCGAGCGACACCCGCGACAGCAGGTCCTTCATCTCGTCTATGCCGCGGTTGGTGGCCGAGTCGAGCTCCTGCACGTCGAGCGACGATCCCTGGCGGATCGACACGCACGACCCGCAGGTGCCGTCCGGCTCGCCGTCGTCGGGGTTCTCGCAGTTGAGCGCCATCGCCAGGATCCGAGCGGTGGAGGTCTTGCCCGTCCCCCGCGGGCCGCTGAACAGGTACGCGTGGGCCACCTTGCCGTCTCGCACAGCGCTGCGCAGGGCGCGAGTGACGTGGTCCTGGCCGAGCACCTCGTCGAAGCGCTGCGGCCTGAACCGCCGGTAGAGCGCCAGATGAGGGGTTCCTTCAGCCACGAGCGCCCAGCCTACGGCAGCCCTTCCGGTCCCAAAAGCAGCAGCTGGCGCCCGGCGCGGCGGTCAGGCGATCTGCGGCACACGATGCGGTCCGCTGAGAGCTGCTGCCGTCAGGCCCTGACTCGGTTCACGGTGCGCCGTTACGCAGGACCCGACCGCCGCGCCCGGCGCCAGGCCATCCATGGACACGATACCCTAGGAATTCCCAGCCGAGGAGGGGTGCGAGAGCGGCCGAATCGGCACGATTGGAAATCGTGTGTCCTTCACGGGACCGTGGGTTCAAATCCCACCCTCTCCGCTCGAAATGAGTCCCTGGTCAGCGGGGGTCCAGGGACCTCCGCTGACCAGCCCGACCGCACGGTCGCCGAGAAGCGCCGGCTCCCTGTCGGGCTAGCTGTCGGACAGGCTGAGCCCCAGCCGGAACAGGTACGAGTCGACAGCCGTTCGGTTCAGGTCGTGGAGGCGGCTGGAGGCGGCAGCGGTCACGTCGTAGATCGGGTACGGGTAGGCCGCTCCCCCGACGACCGGCTTGTTCAGTGGAGATCCCCCGTGCGAACCGGCGAACTCGGCGTCGCCGTAGTTGAAGACGCCCCCGTCGGACGCAAACAGCCAGTAGCCGCCACCGTCCTCGGCCGGTGCCATGGCCACGATCGGCTGGTTGAGGGGCGACCCCCCGTGGGAGCCGTAGAAGCGGGCGTCGCCGTAGTTGAAGATGCCCCCGTCGGACGCGACGAGCCAGTAGCCGCCGCCGTCGGGGGTGGTGGCCATGCCGACAATCGGCTGGTTCAGGGGCGACCCCCCGTGGGAGCCGTAGAACCCGGCGTCGCCCATCGTGAAGACCCCTCCATCTGACGCGGCGAGCCAGTACCCCCCGTCGTCATAGGTGGGCGCCATCCCGACTACCGGCGCGTTGAGCGGGCCGGTCGCCGAGCCGTAGTTACCGGCGTCGCCGTAGTTGAAGACGGCTCCGTCCGACCCGGCCATCCAGTAGCCGCCACCGTCATAAGTGGGGGCCATCCCCACTATCGGCTTGCTCAGTGGCGAACCCCCGTGCGACCCCAGGATCGGGGCGGTGCCGTAGTTGAAGATCCCGCCGTCCGAGGCGACCATCCAGTAGCCGGGGGGGATCCTCCACGTGGTGTCGAGCTGATTGGACGTGGCGCCAAGGGTCGATGCCGTGATCGTGGTCTGCACCGAGTTGAGCGAGGACGTGTACAGGACCGCCGTCGCGCCCGACACCGGGACCGTGAAGGCGTCGCCCAAATTGGAGAGCGAGCCCTCCGGGACGACCTGGCCGTCAAGACCCGACACCCAGAAGTTGGAGTTGGTGCCGGCGTTCACGATCCCCGTCATGATCGTGTTGCCATCGCCGGAGCTCAGGGGGTCGGGAGACGACCCGCCGTCACCGAACCCGTAGACGGTCCCGTTGGCGGTCATGATCCGGTAACCGCCCCCGTCCGGCGTGGCGGCCAAGGCGAGGACGGGGGAGTCGACGCCCGTTGCCGCTGGGGAACCCCAAAAGCTGGCATTACCGAAGTTGAAGATCCCGCCGTCGGATGCCACCAGCCAGTAGCCGGCACCGTTCGGTGTGGCTGCCATGGCGACGATGGGTCGGTTGAGTGAGCGGCCACCCATCGAGCCGTAGTAGCCGGCGTCGCCGTAGTTGAAGATGCCCCCGTCAGACGCAACAAGCCAGTAACCGCTGTCCGACGCTGCGGCGATACCCACCACTGGCTGGTACAGCGGGGACTGCGAGTGGTCCCCGGACCAGACGGCGTCGCCGCAGGCCGTCACCGAGGCGTCGTCGCCGAGAAGGAAGTAGCCGCCGCCGTCCGGCGTTCCCGCGATCCCGATTACCGGGGCCCCGCCGGTCGTGCAGTTGAACGCAGGTGCGGTTCCCTCATTCAGCACGTAGCCGTCTTCGCCGGCGATCCAGTACCCGGTTCCACCGGCGGACTCGGCGACTCCGACATAGACGTCGTCGGGCAATAGCCCGTTGGTCGGGTGGAACTGGACGTTCGTCCCGCTCGGAGGCTGGCCCCCGTTGTAGGTGACCGTTGCGGTCACGATATCGAGGCCGTCCACGTACGGCGAGGGCTCGCTCTGCACGGCCGACACCGACACCTGAGGGGACACGGTCGCGTGCGCCGACGGCCCGCCCATAACCGCTGACACCGCCACGACCAGCCCGAGTGCCGTCCCGGCAGCCACCGTTCGCCGCACAGGGTGGAAATTCTCCATTTGTCCTGCCCCCTCGCTGGCCCCGCTCCCGCAGCTGCCGCGCCAGAAGACTACGACTGCGGCACCGCCTCGGTCAACGGTTTGACCGCCCTCGCAGCCGGACGGGTTGCGTGCTGCCAGGGTGCAGGTAAAAGATCAGCCGTCTCTGCAGAGGGGAGAACCGT
This is a stretch of genomic DNA from Acidimicrobiales bacterium. It encodes these proteins:
- the dnaX gene encoding DNA polymerase III subunit gamma/tau; this translates as MAEGTPHLALYRRFRPQRFDEVLGQDHVTRALRSAVRDGKVAHAYLFSGPRGTGKTSTARILAMALNCENPDDGEPDGTCGSCVSIRQGSSLDVQELDSATNRGIDEMKDLLSRVSLGTPGRWKVYIVDEVHQLTSAASSALLKTLEEPPGHVIFVLATTDPQKVLPTIRSRTQHFEFRLLGPDLLGSLLSDVNARASLGLPSEAIDLVVKRGHGSARDALSALDQVAAAGGVDDEVGVVSDLVAALGDRDPARVLVEVAEAATAGRDPRRIATEVLEYLRNGFLAMQARSLVMLADEAAEEAEAQARRLGTPALVRAMEVIGQALIDMRDAPDPRITLEVALIRVASPEADDSRAAILERLERLERQSRVEGPSRIEAQSATEGQPRAGGRDRPLAHRDALPRSAPAQPAPAPAPPPMPPGAKPALGAHRQPPSRPPAVPENTARPENPTRPEDTARPPAGAPAPPTSPPSAGGPLPTREELTIAWGDSILPKLRPGVKVYVSAGRFVGVDPEAAVYALPDQGLLTRAEPLLPEIHAAMEEHFGRRVPLRLVLEGAAGTGPGVERQPAEVDLNDIGDIHELQDAPATAAISPEQRLLEAFPGAEEVS
- a CDS encoding YbaB/EbfC family nucleoid-associated protein, with protein sequence MSNQGNRGSEPPDFNSLLSQLGQVQQNLREAQQAAAAKVVEGTAGGGAVRVKVTGGLDFQDITIDPSVLDDVEMLQDLVLAAVRDAVEQAHALASSALGGIAGAGGGALDLGGLLGL
- the recR gene encoding recombination mediator RecR — translated: MYANSVQDLIDELGRLPGVGPKSAQRIAFHLLRLSSDDALRLARAISVVKERVSWCRRCFNVAESRREEAQPDSEIECEICTDSRRDPTVVCVVEEPRDLVAVEKTREFRGRYHVLQGTISPIDGIGPDKLRIRELLARIDREAIKEVILCTNPNIEGDATALYLGSLLKPLPVKVTQVARGLPAGGDLEYADELTLGRALEGRRELVD